Part of the Xanthomonas sp. SI genome is shown below.
CCGAGCAGCGCCAGCCAGCGCAGCCAGGCTGGCGTCAGGCGCGTGCCGATCGAACGGGTCGCCTCATGCATGGCGCACGCTCCGCGCGATGCTGGCGGTGAGCGATACGTTCTGCGCACCGATGCCGGCCCGCGTGCCCATCGCGCCCATCGCGCTCCTCCGGCTCATACCGCCCAGCACGCGCAACCCAGCGCGCCCCAAAAGCTCTTCAGGTCGGCGATCGGCAGTTGGCTGCTCCACGCGGTGGCGTGCTGGTGCCCATGGATCGTGCAGTCGTGGGCGCAGCCGCAGCTGGCCACGGTCTGTTGCGACAGCGCCGCCTTCGGCGCCTCGCCCCAGGCGCCATAGCCGCGGAAGCTGCGCGCCGGCGACCAGTCCGGCAGCGCCGGCGGCGGCGGCGCTTCGTCGTGTTCGGCGAACGCACCGCTGGCCCACACCACCTTGCCGCCGACCATGGTCAGCAGCGCGGTGGTATCGGCGATGTCGCTTTCCGCGCAGCCGAAGAAGTCGCGATCCGGCACCACCAGATCGGCGAACTGGCCGGCCTGGATGCGGCCCTTCTTGCCTTCCTCGTTGCTGAACCAGGTGACGTGCTCGGTCCACATCCGCAACGCGGTTTCGCGGTCCACGCAATTGCGCTGCGGATACAGGCGCAGGCCGCCGACGGTGCGCCCGCTGACCAGCCACGCCAGCGACACCCACGGGTTGTACGAGGCGACGCGGGTGGCGTCGGTGCCGGCCGAGACCTTGACCCCTTTCTCCAGCATGCGCTTGACCGGCGGCGTGGCCTGCGCCGCGCCGATGCCGTAGCGCTCGACGAAGTATTCGCCCTGGTAGGCCATGCGGTGCTGCACCGCGATGCCGCCGCCGAGCGCGGCGATGCGGTCGATGGATTTTTCGGAGATGGTTTCGGCGTGGTCGAAGAACCAGTGCAGCCCCTGCAGCGGAATCTCCCGGTCCACGCGTTCGAACACGTCCAGCGCGCGGCTGATGGTCTCGTCGTAGGTCGCATGCAGGCGCCACGGCCAGCGGTTCTGCGCCAGGATCCGCACCACGTCCTCCAGCTCGGTCTCCATCTGCGGCGGCATGTCCGGCCGCGGCTGGCGGAAGTCCTCGAAGTCGGCGGCGGAGAACACCAGCATCTCGCCGGCGCCGTTGTGGCGGAAGTAGTCGTCGCCCTGCTGGTAACGCGAGCTGGCGGTCCAGTGGAGGAAGTCCTCCTTCTCCTGCTGCGGCTTCTGGGTGAACAGGTTGTAGGCCAGGCGGATGGTCAGCTGGCCGGCGTCGGCCAGTTCCTGGATCACCTTGTAGTCGTCGGGATAGTTCTGGAAGCCGCCGCCGGCATCGATCGCGCCGGTGACACCGAGCCGGTTCAATTCGCGCATGAATTGGCGGGTCGAATTGACCTGGTAGGCGTAGGGCAGCTTCGGGCCCTTGGCCAGGGTCGCGTACAAGATCGAGGCGTTCGGCTTGGCCAGCAGCAACCCGCTCGGGTTACCGTCGGCGTCGCGCACGATCTCCCCGCCCGGCGGCGCCGGCGTGTCCTTGCCGTAGCCCACTGCGCGCAACGCGGCGCCGTTGAGCAGCGCGCGGTCGTACAGGTGCAGCAGGAACACCGGCGTGTCCGGCGCCACCGCATTGAGTTCGGCGATGGTCGGCAGGCGCTTCTCGGCGAACTGGTGCTCGCTGAAGCCGCCGACCACGCGCACCCACTGCGGCGCCGGGGTGATCGCCACCTGCCGGCGCAGCATGTCCATCGCGTCGGCGAGGCTGCGCACGCCGTCCCAGCGCAGTTCCAGGTTGTAGTTGAGGCCGCCGCGGATCAGGTGCAGGTGGTTGTCGATCAGGCCCGGCAGCACGCAGCGGCCATGCAGGTCGATGCGCCGGGTGCGCGCGCCGGCCAGCGGCAGGATCTCCTCTTCGCTGCCGACCTGCAGGAAGCGGCCGTCCTTGATCGCCACCGCCGTGGCACTGGGACGCGCGCGGTCCAGCGTGGTGAAGCGGCCGCGGTACAGGATCAGGTCCGGCGCGGCGTCGGTCGCATGCGGCTCAGCCATTGTCGTGCTCTCCCCGTTCCGGTTGCGCCGGCGCGCGCGTGCGCTGCGGCAGTTCGCCGAACACGTGCGGCTTGACCTGGTGGTGGAACCACGCGGTCGGGTTGGCGTCGCTACGCAGCAGGCGTTGCACCAGCGGCGGCAACTGCTCGCCGAGCAGGATGCCGAGCAGACCGACCAGCGCGATCACCGGCGGCGCCGGCGAACGCACCTTGAACAGCGCGTAGATCACCC
Proteins encoded:
- a CDS encoding amidohydrolase, giving the protein MAEPHATDAAPDLILYRGRFTTLDRARPSATAVAIKDGRFLQVGSEEEILPLAGARTRRIDLHGRCVLPGLIDNHLHLIRGGLNYNLELRWDGVRSLADAMDMLRRQVAITPAPQWVRVVGGFSEHQFAEKRLPTIAELNAVAPDTPVFLLHLYDRALLNGAALRAVGYGKDTPAPPGGEIVRDADGNPSGLLLAKPNASILYATLAKGPKLPYAYQVNSTRQFMRELNRLGVTGAIDAGGGFQNYPDDYKVIQELADAGQLTIRLAYNLFTQKPQQEKEDFLHWTASSRYQQGDDYFRHNGAGEMLVFSAADFEDFRQPRPDMPPQMETELEDVVRILAQNRWPWRLHATYDETISRALDVFERVDREIPLQGLHWFFDHAETISEKSIDRIAALGGGIAVQHRMAYQGEYFVERYGIGAAQATPPVKRMLEKGVKVSAGTDATRVASYNPWVSLAWLVSGRTVGGLRLYPQRNCVDRETALRMWTEHVTWFSNEEGKKGRIQAGQFADLVVPDRDFFGCAESDIADTTALLTMVGGKVVWASGAFAEHDEAPPPPALPDWSPARSFRGYGAWGEAPKAALSQQTVASCGCAHDCTIHGHQHATAWSSQLPIADLKSFWGALGCACWAV
- a CDS encoding DUF1427 family protein, with translation MKTYLVSLGLGLLVGVIYALFKVRSPAPPVIALVGLLGILLGEQLPPLVQRLLRSDANPTAWFHHQVKPHVFGELPQRTRAPAQPERGEHDNG